One genomic region from Conexibacter woesei Iso977N encodes:
- a CDS encoding ATP-dependent DNA ligase, with protein MSLPISPPLSPQLARSRTSLPEGDGWAYEPKFDGFRALVFVDGDEVVIKSRNGKPLDRYFPEVVAALPEGRYVLDGEIVAASFDTLGQRIHPAASRIERLSVETPARLIAFDLLALGDDALVELPYRERRAALEKAALEGVELAPVVWTADDARGWLDTEEGVIAKEADAAYAPGERTGMIKIKRVRTIDAVVVGWRPGKAEGTLGAIILGLYTPDGDLRVVGHSSGFSAKDKRELPSRLAPYESGERGSGEPSRWSSDKDLAWIGLRPELVVEITFDHISDNRIRHGAKVQRWRDDKQPSECTTAQLDE; from the coding sequence ATGTCACTGCCGATCTCCCCGCCGTTGTCGCCCCAGCTCGCGCGCTCGCGCACGAGCCTGCCTGAGGGCGACGGCTGGGCCTACGAGCCCAAGTTCGACGGCTTCCGCGCGCTCGTGTTCGTCGATGGCGACGAGGTCGTCATCAAGTCGCGGAACGGCAAACCGCTGGATCGCTACTTCCCGGAGGTCGTCGCGGCGCTGCCTGAGGGTCGCTACGTGCTCGACGGCGAGATCGTGGCGGCGTCGTTCGACACGCTCGGCCAGCGGATCCACCCGGCGGCGTCGCGGATCGAGCGGCTGAGCGTCGAGACCCCCGCGCGGCTGATCGCCTTCGATCTGCTGGCGTTGGGAGATGACGCGCTCGTGGAGCTGCCGTACCGCGAACGCCGGGCCGCGCTCGAGAAGGCCGCACTTGAAGGCGTTGAGCTCGCCCCCGTCGTCTGGACCGCGGACGACGCGCGTGGGTGGCTGGACACCGAGGAGGGCGTGATCGCCAAGGAAGCCGACGCCGCGTATGCGCCAGGCGAGCGCACCGGCATGATCAAGATCAAGCGCGTCCGGACCATCGACGCCGTCGTCGTCGGCTGGCGCCCCGGCAAGGCCGAGGGCACGCTCGGCGCGATCATCCTCGGCCTCTACACACCGGACGGCGATCTCCGCGTCGTCGGCCACTCCTCCGGGTTCTCAGCGAAAGACAAGCGCGAGCTCCCCTCCCGCCTGGCGCCGTATGAGAGCGGCGAGCGCGGCTCCGGCGAACCCTCCCGCTGGTCCTCCGACAAGGACCTCGCCTGGATCGGCCTCCGCCCCGAGCTCGTCGTCGAGATCACCTTCGACCACATCTCCGACAACCGCATCCGCCACGGCGCCAAAGTCCAACGCTGGCGCGACGACAAGCAGCCCTCGGAGTGCACAACCGCCCAGCTCGACGAGTAG
- a CDS encoding FIST signal transduction protein, whose product MTAGREAALAALRACSDSVGAQLLLVFASGSYDARALAGEVAEVAAGLPVVGCTSAGEIALDGPTRDAVVVIALGGEGLSFSVTAVNAADDPRDAGARAAACIGDVADREHQVLMLLSDGPAERQPELVRGAYSVAGAGVPLVGGVGGSPDRGGVPALIYGGAVLTDAVIGVAIGSDAPIGVGVRHGWRPVGDPMLVTRACADRVHELDGRPAADVYRERLGGFQPYEVTLQHPLGMQRRDGEAHVRFVGDDDAPDRSLDAAIPAGSMVWLMAADGDSVRDAADAACLEALEALDGEAPRALIVFDCNARLQALGAEGAADEVALIASHAGDDAAVGGLYTWGEIARVRGSAGFHQQTLVVLALA is encoded by the coding sequence GTGACGGCCGGCCGAGAGGCCGCGCTCGCCGCGCTGCGCGCGTGCTCCGACTCCGTTGGTGCGCAGCTGCTGCTGGTCTTCGCCTCCGGGTCCTACGACGCGCGCGCCCTGGCCGGCGAGGTCGCCGAGGTCGCGGCCGGGCTGCCGGTCGTCGGCTGCACATCGGCGGGCGAGATCGCGCTCGACGGCCCGACGCGCGACGCGGTCGTCGTGATCGCGCTGGGCGGCGAGGGGCTCTCCTTCTCGGTGACCGCCGTCAACGCGGCCGACGACCCGCGCGACGCGGGCGCGCGCGCCGCGGCCTGCATCGGCGACGTCGCCGACCGCGAGCACCAGGTCTTGATGTTGTTGTCCGACGGACCGGCCGAGCGCCAGCCCGAGCTGGTCCGGGGCGCGTACTCGGTCGCCGGCGCCGGCGTGCCGCTCGTCGGTGGCGTCGGTGGCAGTCCCGACAGGGGCGGCGTCCCGGCGCTGATCTACGGCGGCGCGGTCCTGACCGACGCGGTGATCGGCGTCGCGATCGGCTCCGACGCGCCGATCGGCGTCGGCGTCCGCCACGGCTGGCGTCCGGTCGGCGACCCGATGCTCGTCACGCGCGCCTGCGCGGACCGAGTGCATGAACTTGACGGCCGCCCGGCGGCCGACGTCTACCGGGAGCGCCTCGGCGGCTTCCAGCCCTATGAGGTGACCTTGCAGCACCCGCTCGGCATGCAGCGCCGCGACGGCGAGGCCCACGTGCGGTTCGTCGGCGACGACGACGCGCCGGACCGCTCGCTGGACGCCGCGATCCCAGCGGGCAGCATGGTGTGGTTGATGGCCGCCGACGGCGACTCGGTCCGCGACGCGGCCGACGCCGCCTGCCTGGAGGCGCTGGAGGCCTTGGACGGCGAGGCGCCGCGCGCGCTGATCGTCTTCGACTGCAACGCGCGCCTGCAGGCGCTCGGCGCCGAGGGCGCGGCGGACGAGGTCGCGCTGATCGCCTCGCACGCGGGCGACGACGCGGCCGTCGGCGGGCTCTACACCTGGGGCGAGATCGCGCGCGTGCGCGGGTCGGCCGGGTTCCACCAGCAGACGCTCGTCGTCCTGGCGCTGGCATGA
- a CDS encoding TetR/AcrR family transcriptional regulator, producing the protein MSTTTPDTDGRRARGARTRAQILRRAADLASVEGLEGLTIGRLATELGMSKSGLFAHFGSKEELQLATIGAAKEIFAREVVAPAREAERGLPRLEALLAAKLRYERGEIFDGGCFFETVRAEFDSRKPGPVRDAIEADLEEWDGLMRRAITSAVKAGHLKADTDVAQLQYEIEALSMAASLRHQMTGDAALFARAEAAIDARLEAARA; encoded by the coding sequence GTGTCGACCACCACCCCGGACACCGACGGGCGCCGCGCACGCGGCGCCCGGACCCGCGCGCAGATCCTGCGCCGCGCCGCCGACCTCGCCTCCGTCGAGGGCCTCGAAGGGCTCACGATCGGGCGCCTCGCGACCGAGCTCGGGATGAGCAAGTCCGGGCTGTTCGCGCACTTCGGCTCCAAGGAGGAGCTGCAGCTCGCGACGATCGGCGCGGCCAAGGAGATCTTCGCCCGCGAGGTCGTCGCGCCCGCCCGCGAGGCCGAGCGCGGCCTGCCGCGGCTGGAGGCGCTGCTGGCCGCCAAGCTCCGCTACGAGCGCGGCGAGATCTTCGACGGCGGCTGCTTCTTCGAGACGGTCCGGGCGGAGTTCGACTCGCGCAAGCCCGGCCCCGTCCGCGACGCGATCGAGGCCGACCTCGAGGAGTGGGACGGCCTCATGCGCCGCGCGATCACCTCGGCCGTCAAGGCCGGCCACCTGAAGGCCGACACCGACGTCGCCCAGCTGCAGTACGAGATCGAGGCGCTGTCGATGGCCGCCTCGCTGCGCCACCAGATGACCGGCGACGCCGCGCTCTTCGCCCGCGCCGAAGCGGCGATCGACGCGCGGCTCGAAGCCGCGCGCGCCTGA
- a CDS encoding putative bifunctional diguanylate cyclase/phosphodiesterase has translation MSDAASSWAPQQLAEFLGAVSRGTADEAGAALAGVERAAEAVEAECAALVRGGAVVASIGWPRFDVPERQLGVVARAGEGVVTVPGSGPTAAVAVALDDDEDDAALVVARVGAPLTFEERTLLRGMATGLALTLRLLRTIAAERGLRTRADRAAAENVRLLDTLRTRQRVLEAMARIQRAISRREPLQGVLETIVAAAGELLGDDAPALLLIDPDAPGWVNLAAHRGYDELLALPGCRGGRQRVGVGITGRAVAEDRLVVVEGQQSSDAFGPLKDHGLQAAMAAPVHEDGRVIGALLLSSFRPGRMFTRAEQDMLSSFAEHASLALTDARRVDTMLHQALHDALTGLPNRALFTDRLQHALTQGRRRGTQCGVIFLDLDRFKTVNDSLGHTAGDELLVALARRIDESLRSADTPARLGGDEFAVLLEDLTSVEEAVLVADRIDAALAAPVVIQGREVFMKASVGIAVGQAGTGATELLRQADVAMYRAKSDGKGRAKVFEASMQDEVVERLELEGELQRAIERDEIDVHYQPVIALDGKTLAGFEALARWTHPERGLVPPPHFIPLAEENGSIVQLGRQILRTACRQAARWEQELPTPPDEPRIMSVNLSGRQLEDPNIVADVAAALADSGLPAGALVLEITETVLMHDTEATIARLTALKALGVRLAVDDFGTGYSSLRYLRRFPIDILKMAKPFVDGLDTGDDEGRALARAIVELATSLKLACIAEGIEAGAQADVLHELGCSLGQGFHFARPMAPDAMTALMLDAPSTLTFALPSTPI, from the coding sequence ATGAGCGACGCGGCTTCCAGCTGGGCGCCGCAGCAGCTCGCCGAGTTCCTCGGCGCGGTCTCGCGCGGCACGGCCGACGAGGCCGGCGCGGCGCTGGCGGGCGTCGAGCGCGCGGCGGAGGCCGTCGAGGCCGAATGCGCAGCATTGGTGCGCGGTGGCGCGGTCGTCGCGTCGATCGGTTGGCCGCGCTTCGACGTCCCGGAACGGCAACTTGGTGTGGTCGCTCGCGCGGGCGAGGGCGTCGTCACGGTCCCGGGCTCCGGGCCGACGGCGGCGGTCGCGGTCGCGCTGGACGACGACGAGGACGACGCGGCGCTGGTCGTCGCGCGCGTCGGCGCGCCGCTCACCTTCGAGGAGCGGACGCTGCTGCGCGGGATGGCGACCGGGCTGGCGCTGACGCTGCGGCTGCTGCGCACGATCGCCGCCGAGCGCGGGCTGCGCACGCGCGCCGACCGTGCGGCGGCCGAGAACGTCCGGTTGTTGGACACCTTGCGCACGCGCCAGCGCGTGCTGGAGGCGATGGCGAGGATCCAGCGCGCGATCTCGCGGCGCGAGCCGCTGCAGGGCGTGCTGGAGACGATCGTCGCCGCCGCGGGCGAGCTGCTCGGCGACGACGCGCCGGCGCTGCTGCTGATCGACCCGGACGCTCCGGGCTGGGTCAACCTCGCCGCGCACCGCGGCTACGACGAGCTGCTGGCGCTGCCCGGCTGCCGTGGCGGGCGTCAACGTGTAGGGGTCGGCATCACCGGCCGCGCCGTGGCCGAGGACCGGCTGGTCGTCGTCGAGGGGCAGCAGTCGTCGGACGCGTTCGGGCCGTTGAAGGACCACGGGCTGCAGGCCGCGATGGCTGCGCCGGTGCACGAGGACGGGCGCGTGATCGGCGCGTTGTTGTTGTCGTCGTTCCGGCCGGGTCGCATGTTCACGCGGGCCGAGCAGGACATGTTGTCGTCCTTCGCGGAGCACGCGTCGCTGGCGCTGACCGACGCGCGGCGCGTGGACACCATGTTGCACCAAGCGCTACATGATGCTTTGACGGGTCTGCCGAACCGCGCGCTGTTCACCGACCGGCTGCAGCATGCGCTGACGCAGGGGCGCCGGCGCGGGACGCAGTGCGGCGTGATCTTCCTGGATCTCGATCGCTTCAAGACGGTCAACGACTCGCTCGGCCACACCGCGGGCGACGAGCTGTTGGTGGCCTTGGCACGGCGGATCGACGAGTCGCTGCGCAGCGCCGACACCCCGGCGCGCCTGGGCGGCGACGAGTTCGCCGTGTTGTTGGAGGACTTGACCTCCGTCGAGGAGGCCGTCCTGGTCGCCGACCGGATCGACGCGGCGCTGGCCGCGCCGGTCGTGATCCAGGGCCGCGAGGTGTTCATGAAGGCCTCGGTCGGCATCGCCGTCGGCCAGGCGGGCACGGGTGCGACCGAGCTGCTGCGTCAGGCCGACGTCGCGATGTACCGCGCGAAGTCCGACGGCAAGGGGCGCGCGAAGGTCTTCGAGGCGTCGATGCAGGACGAGGTCGTCGAGCGGCTGGAGCTGGAAGGCGAGCTGCAGCGCGCGATCGAGCGCGACGAGATCGACGTCCACTACCAGCCGGTGATCGCGCTGGACGGCAAGACGCTGGCGGGCTTCGAGGCGCTGGCGCGCTGGACGCATCCGGAGCGCGGGTTGGTCCCACCGCCGCACTTCATCCCGCTGGCCGAGGAGAACGGCTCGATCGTCCAGCTCGGGCGCCAGATCCTGCGCACCGCGTGCCGCCAGGCCGCGCGCTGGGAGCAGGAGCTGCCGACGCCGCCCGACGAGCCGCGGATCATGTCGGTGAACTTGAGCGGGCGCCAGCTCGAGGACCCCAACATCGTGGCGGACGTCGCTGCTGCCTTGGCTGATAGTGGCCTGCCCGCGGGAGCGCTGGTGCTGGAGATCACCGAGACCGTGCTGATGCACGACACCGAGGCGACGATCGCGCGGCTGACCGCGCTGAAGGCGCTGGGCGTGCGGCTGGCGGTCGACGACTTCGGGACCGGCTACTCGTCGCTGCGCTACCTGCGGCGGTTCCCGATCGACATCCTCAAGATGGCCAAGCCCTTTGTTGATGGTCTCGATACCGGCGACGACGAGGGCCGCGCGCTGGCGCGGGCGATCGTGGAGCTGGCGACGTCGTTGAAGCTGGCGTGCATCGCCGAGGGGATCGAGGCGGGCGCGCAGGCCGACGTCCTGCACGAGCTCGGATGCTCGCTCGGCCAGGGCTTCCACTTCGCCCGGCCGATGGCGCCGGACGCGATGACCGCGCTGATGCTCGACGCGCCGTCGACGCTGACGTTCGCGCTGCCGTCGACGCCGATCTAG
- a CDS encoding DMT family transporter: protein MSLNPHSRGVALCVLSAVAFGAMAIFAKEAYAGGVTVVTLLSLRFILAALMFWGVVLARGARLPERRVVVQGLLLGAFGYAAQGGCYFGALTRLDASLTSLLTYIYPILVFLGALALGREQSTPRRLGALGLATAGTLLVLAGGTVGAIDPLGVGLALTCAVVYGAYILISDRMVGGVDPFVLAALVCSGAAVSMTTVGAGTGSLHFGFAAASWGWIALLTFGSTVVGISAFLVGMRDVGPATASIVSTAEPAVTVGLATTIYGEALGPTQVFGAVLVLGAVVILQLRGSQAPDTVGSDVTADLPAVVAPARALAHEPA, encoded by the coding sequence ATGTCGCTGAACCCCCACTCCCGCGGCGTGGCGCTCTGCGTCCTGTCCGCGGTCGCGTTCGGTGCCATGGCGATCTTCGCCAAGGAGGCCTACGCCGGCGGCGTGACGGTCGTCACGCTCCTGTCGCTGCGCTTCATCCTGGCCGCCCTGATGTTCTGGGGCGTCGTCCTGGCGCGCGGCGCTCGCCTGCCCGAGCGCCGCGTCGTCGTCCAGGGCCTGCTCCTGGGCGCCTTCGGCTACGCCGCCCAGGGCGGCTGCTACTTCGGCGCGCTCACGCGCTTGGACGCGTCGCTGACGTCGCTGTTGACCTACATCTACCCGATCCTCGTGTTCCTCGGTGCCTTGGCGCTCGGGCGCGAGCAGTCGACCCCGCGCCGCCTCGGCGCGCTGGGCCTGGCGACGGCCGGCACGCTGCTCGTGCTGGCGGGCGGGACCGTCGGCGCGATCGACCCGCTCGGCGTCGGCCTCGCCCTCACCTGCGCGGTGGTCTACGGGGCCTACATCTTGATCTCCGACCGCATGGTCGGGGGCGTCGACCCCTTCGTCCTGGCCGCGCTGGTGTGCTCGGGCGCGGCGGTGTCGATGACGACCGTCGGCGCCGGGACCGGCTCGCTGCACTTCGGCTTCGCCGCGGCATCGTGGGGCTGGATCGCGCTGCTGACGTTCGGCTCGACCGTGGTCGGGATCAGCGCGTTCCTGGTCGGCATGCGCGACGTCGGCCCCGCGACCGCGTCGATCGTCTCGACCGCCGAGCCGGCCGTGACGGTCGGGCTGGCGACGACGATCTACGGCGAGGCGCTCGGCCCGACGCAGGTCTTCGGCGCGGTGTTGGTGTTGGGCGCCGTCGTCATCCTGCAGCTGCGCGGCAGCCAGGCGCCGGATACCGTTGGCAGCGATGTCACTGCCGATCTCCCCGCCGTTGTCGCCCCAGCTCGCGCGCTCGCGCACGAGCCTGCCTGA
- a CDS encoding metal-dependent transcriptional regulator, whose product MKGVSTDKATVAEQEYLETLFWLYEAGLPMTGANIARAMQLSPPTVHEMVGRLERDGYITRATDKVISFTENGREHAEAIVRRHRLIERFLTDVLGIPWDEVHEEAERLEHAMSPVLEERMLAAIGDAKTCPHGHPIDVGSRIASVPLADVQQGAKVTIVRFENEAEDLLHYLKDVGLDPGLEGTLTESGDEDVVVETTAGDRLSVTRSVAETVSVVADPSPPPRVALPAQLVLGEQRYGR is encoded by the coding sequence ATGAAGGGCGTGTCCACCGACAAGGCGACCGTCGCAGAGCAGGAGTACCTGGAGACCCTCTTCTGGCTCTACGAGGCCGGGCTGCCGATGACCGGCGCCAACATCGCGCGGGCGATGCAGCTCTCGCCGCCGACCGTCCACGAGATGGTCGGCCGCCTGGAGCGCGACGGCTACATCACGCGCGCCACCGACAAGGTCATCTCGTTCACCGAGAACGGCCGCGAGCACGCCGAGGCGATCGTCCGCCGCCACCGGCTGATCGAGCGCTTCCTGACCGACGTCCTCGGGATCCCGTGGGACGAGGTCCACGAGGAGGCCGAGCGCCTGGAGCACGCGATGTCGCCGGTGCTGGAGGAGCGGATGCTCGCCGCGATCGGCGACGCCAAGACCTGCCCGCACGGCCACCCGATCGACGTCGGGTCCCGGATCGCGTCGGTCCCGCTGGCCGACGTGCAGCAGGGCGCGAAGGTCACGATCGTCCGCTTCGAGAACGAGGCCGAGGATCTCCTGCACTACCTCAAGGACGTCGGGCTGGACCCGGGCCTGGAGGGCACGCTGACCGAGTCCGGCGACGAGGACGTCGTGGTCGAGACGACCGCGGGCGACCGGCTGAGCGTGACGCGCAGCGTCGCCGAGACGGTCAGCGTCGTCGCCGATCCGTCGCCGCCGCCGCGCGTCGCGCTCCCGGCCCAGCTGGTGCTGGGCGAGCAGCGCTACGGGCGCTAG
- a CDS encoding LysR family transcriptional regulator has protein sequence MTLQQLEYFLAALDEGSFSRAAERLLLAQPSLSEQIRRLEAELGVALFTRVGRGIKPTAAAQALRPHAEAALAAVAEGREAVVQQRELQGGIATFGTFGTARWYPGTQIVTAFRKRHPKVRVRMIGQNSSEVAQAIREGDLEAGLIALPIDDSGLEVRPIMQDEILYASADPARVRRPVTIAELANAPLILTDTSYGLEDPTRRQLFELAQREGVKIEPQIDVEDLETAIELAARGMGDVLIARGILLSLGRRVPKKLGWVPFAEPIYDTFAFINRRGARLSPAAREFMSLAEERMTAMADELKTTPPRRHKPGS, from the coding sequence ATGACCCTCCAGCAGCTCGAGTACTTCCTGGCCGCCCTCGACGAGGGCTCCTTCTCCCGCGCCGCCGAGCGTCTGCTGCTCGCGCAGCCGTCGCTGAGCGAGCAGATCCGCCGCCTGGAGGCCGAGCTCGGCGTCGCGCTGTTCACGCGCGTGGGCCGCGGCATCAAGCCGACCGCCGCCGCCCAGGCGCTCCGGCCCCACGCCGAGGCCGCGCTGGCCGCGGTCGCCGAGGGCCGCGAGGCGGTCGTGCAGCAGCGCGAGCTGCAGGGCGGCATCGCCACCTTCGGGACCTTCGGGACCGCGCGCTGGTACCCCGGCACGCAGATCGTCACCGCGTTCCGCAAGCGCCACCCGAAGGTCCGGGTCCGGATGATCGGTCAGAACTCCTCAGAAGTCGCACAGGCGATCCGGGAGGGCGACCTGGAGGCCGGCCTGATCGCGCTGCCGATCGACGACTCCGGCCTGGAGGTCCGGCCGATCATGCAGGACGAGATCCTGTACGCCTCGGCCGATCCCGCGCGCGTGCGCAGGCCGGTCACGATCGCCGAGCTGGCCAATGCGCCGCTGATCCTGACCGACACCTCCTACGGCCTGGAGGACCCCACGCGCCGCCAGCTGTTCGAGCTCGCCCAGCGCGAGGGCGTGAAGATCGAGCCGCAGATCGACGTCGAGGACCTGGAGACCGCGATCGAGCTGGCCGCCCGCGGGATGGGCGACGTCCTGATCGCGCGCGGGATCCTGCTCAGCCTCGGCCGCCGCGTCCCCAAGAAGCTCGGCTGGGTCCCGTTCGCCGAGCCGATCTATGACACGTTCGCCTTCATCAACCGCCGCGGCGCGCGCCTGTCGCCGGCCGCGCGCGAGTTCATGTCCTTGGCCGAGGAGCGGATGACCGCGATGGCCGACGAGCTGAAGACGACGCCGCCGCGCAGGCACAAGCCCGGGAGCTAG
- a CDS encoding endonuclease domain-containing protein → MDGPRAPGDGIKTYRSTIVAPRFATVHEGIPVTSVGWTLLDLAAVVRAPQLRRAVEAAERLELFDLREVAAALSADPGRTGSRKLLALLDDMKDHGVTRTRSEVEALLLQIIIDHALPRPEVNRYDNGREVDFRWPRHRLIVEVDGWQFHRSRRAFVTDRRRDRAALTTGWRVARFPATEVLRDPGRVAAEIHALLGLNGS, encoded by the coding sequence GTGGACGGTCCTCGGGCGCCGGGTGATGGGATCAAGACCTATCGGTCGACGATCGTGGCGCCGCGGTTCGCGACGGTGCACGAGGGGATCCCGGTGACGAGCGTCGGCTGGACGCTCCTCGATCTCGCCGCGGTGGTGCGGGCGCCGCAGCTGCGCCGCGCGGTCGAGGCCGCGGAGCGGCTGGAGCTCTTCGACCTGCGTGAAGTGGCGGCGGCGCTCTCGGCAGACCCCGGACGCACCGGGTCACGCAAGCTGCTCGCTCTCCTCGATGACATGAAGGACCACGGCGTCACGCGGACGCGCAGCGAGGTCGAGGCTCTCCTGCTGCAGATCATCATCGATCACGCACTCCCGAGACCCGAGGTCAACCGCTATGACAACGGTCGTGAGGTCGACTTCCGCTGGCCACGCCACCGCCTGATCGTCGAGGTCGACGGGTGGCAGTTCCACCGCTCGCGCCGCGCCTTCGTCACCGACCGGCGCCGCGACCGCGCCGCGCTGACGACCGGCTGGCGCGTCGCGCGCTTCCCTGCGACCGAAGTGCTCCGCGATCCGGGGCGCGTCGCCGCCGAGATCCACGCGCTCCTCGGGCTCAACGGCAGTTAG
- a CDS encoding NAD(P)H-dependent glycerol-3-phosphate dehydrogenase: MPDRPRPSLSLPTPGARRAVVVGAGSFGTAIAVLLARGGVRTTLQARTQEQADRLVADRENQAYLPGVKLPQNLRIEAVGAGLARADYVLLAVPSKGLEAVISGLPAAGLPRRAAVVSLAKGLVPPQGTPPTVRLAAQFGADRVACVGGPAHAAEMVHEGAGLVAASADEALALALASFFQKAGVVCEASNDPVGVELAGAAKNAAALAAGATERQGLNAAGAAAGHIFAEVWRFAEGLGARPESFIGLAGTGDLVATALAPQSRNRRAGELLADGVPAAEIPERIGQAVEAMEGVPLLAHALEQHGVEAPVTSGLALLTRGELPLDDWVALVRTTVPPPARWRPRRPERPGFWVRMRERFGGGRSEEADAGA; encoded by the coding sequence ATGCCCGACCGCCCCCGGCCGTCGCTCTCGCTTCCCACGCCCGGCGCCCGCCGCGCCGTGGTCGTCGGCGCGGGCTCGTTCGGGACCGCGATCGCCGTGCTGCTCGCGCGCGGCGGCGTCCGGACGACGCTGCAGGCGCGCACGCAGGAGCAGGCCGACCGGCTCGTCGCCGACCGCGAGAACCAGGCCTACCTGCCGGGCGTGAAGCTGCCGCAGAACCTCCGGATCGAGGCCGTCGGCGCCGGGTTGGCGCGCGCGGACTACGTCCTGCTCGCGGTCCCGTCGAAGGGCCTGGAGGCCGTGATCTCCGGCCTGCCCGCCGCCGGGCTGCCGCGGCGCGCCGCGGTCGTCTCGCTCGCCAAGGGCCTCGTGCCGCCGCAGGGCACGCCGCCGACGGTGCGCCTCGCCGCGCAGTTCGGCGCCGACCGCGTCGCCTGCGTCGGCGGTCCCGCGCACGCGGCCGAGATGGTCCACGAGGGCGCGGGCCTGGTCGCGGCCAGCGCCGACGAGGCGCTCGCGCTGGCGCTCGCGTCGTTCTTCCAGAAGGCCGGCGTCGTCTGCGAGGCGTCCAACGACCCGGTCGGCGTCGAGCTGGCGGGTGCCGCCAAGAACGCCGCCGCGCTGGCCGCGGGCGCGACCGAGCGCCAGGGCCTGAACGCCGCGGGCGCCGCGGCGGGCCACATCTTCGCCGAGGTCTGGCGGTTCGCCGAGGGCCTCGGCGCGCGGCCGGAGTCGTTCATCGGCCTGGCCGGGACCGGCGACCTCGTCGCGACCGCGCTCGCGCCGCAGTCGCGCAACCGCAGGGCCGGCGAGCTGCTGGCCGACGGCGTCCCGGCCGCCGAGATCCCGGAGCGGATCGGCCAGGCGGTCGAGGCGATGGAGGGCGTCCCGCTGCTCGCCCACGCGCTGGAGCAGCATGGTGTGGAAGCCCCGGTGACGAGCGGGCTGGCGCTGCTGACGCGCGGCGAGCTGCCGCTCGACGACTGGGTCGCGCTCGTCCGGACGACCGTCCCGCCGCCCGCGCGCTGGCGCCCGCGCCGCCCCGAGCGGCCCGGCTTCTGGGTCCGCATGCGCGAGCGCTTCGGCGGCGGCCGCTCCGAGGAGGCCGATGCCGGCGCGTGA
- a CDS encoding glycerate kinase produces MSRPQPPVLVAPDSFKGTLRASQVAASVGVGLEAAGLVPPDLCPVADGGEGTLEVLLMALGGETAGAEASDALGRPIRAGFALVEDGGTAIVEVAEASGLARIGEAERDAYNSTTRGTGELIVAAAAAGAEVILVAAGGSATTDGGAGAVAAIEEAGGLQGASLVVLCDVRTPFEDAPRTFGPQKGADAETIRKLERRLQQQAATLPRDPRGVAMTGAAGGLAGGLWAQYGATLEPGARFVLDTLGFDARMRAARAVIVGEGRLDATTLEGKIAGEIATRARQAGVPCHAIVGTNAIDRFSARILDLQVILEAGTPQQLQQAAEDLGRRLQAHEA; encoded by the coding sequence ATGTCGCGCCCGCAGCCGCCCGTTCTCGTCGCGCCGGATTCGTTCAAGGGGACGTTGCGGGCGTCGCAGGTGGCTGCGAGCGTGGGGGTTGGGCTGGAGGCGGCGGGGCTGGTCCCGCCGGACTTGTGCCCGGTTGCCGATGGTGGCGAGGGGACGTTGGAGGTGTTGCTGATGGCGCTCGGCGGTGAGACCGCTGGCGCCGAGGCGAGTGATGCGCTCGGGCGGCCGATCAGGGCCGGGTTCGCGCTCGTCGAGGATGGTGGGACCGCGATCGTCGAGGTTGCCGAGGCGTCGGGGTTGGCCCGGATCGGCGAGGCCGAGCGCGATGCCTACAACTCGACGACCCGCGGCACCGGTGAGCTGATCGTCGCCGCGGCGGCCGCCGGCGCCGAGGTGATCCTGGTCGCCGCAGGGGGCAGCGCGACGACCGACGGGGGTGCCGGCGCGGTCGCCGCGATCGAGGAGGCGGGCGGGCTTCAGGGCGCGTCTCTCGTTGTTCTGTGCGATGTCCGGACGCCTTTCGAAGACGCGCCCAGGACGTTCGGACCGCAGAAGGGTGCGGACGCCGAGACCATCAGGAAGCTCGAGCGACGACTACAACAACAGGCTGCGACCCTCCCGCGCGACCCCCGCGGCGTCGCGATGACCGGCGCCGCCGGCGGACTCGCCGGCGGGCTCTGGGCGCAGTACGGCGCGACCCTCGAGCCCGGCGCCAGGTTCGTCCTCGACACGCTCGGCTTCGACGCGCGCATGCGCGCGGCCCGCGCCGTCATCGTCGGCGAGGGCCGCCTCGACGCGACGACCCTCGAAGGCAAGATCGCGGGCGAGATCGCCACGCGGGCTCGACAGGCCGGCGTGCCCTGTCACGCGATCGTCGGCACGAACGCGATCGACCGCTTCTCCGCCCGCATCCTCGACCTCCAGGTCATCCTGGAGGCCGGGACGCCACAACAACTACAACAAGCCGCCGAGGACCTCGGCCGCCGCCTCCAGGCCCACGAGGCCTAG